The segment GGCGAAGGAGACCTGGAGGAGGAGCTGAAGAACCTCCCCCCCGAAGCCCTGGAACCGGTGCGCCAGGCGGTGAAGGAGGTGTTGCTGCGCAACATCACCCTGCCCCGGGATGAGACCGTGGACGAGCGGCAGCGCCGGGCTTTGGAGGGCCTGCTGGTGGCCGCCTCCAACAAGAAAGGCATGGGGCTCCTCAAAAAAGAGGTGGAGCAGATCTGGCAGCAGTTCCTCCAGGCCAGAAACGGCGCCTACCAGCAGCTCAAGGCCAGCTTCAGCCACCAGCTCACTTCCTACGCCCGGGCCCTGGAAGCCCAGTTGGGCGCCCGGGTGCGCCTGGAGGTGGAACACCTGCCCCAATTCCAGGAGGAGTGGCGGAAGTTCGAAACCCAGCTCATCAACCAGTTTGAGCCCGTCCTGGCCGACCGCAAGGAACGCATGGCCGCCCTGTAACCGGAGGGGGCGCCCCCGATGGCCGGGGCCCCCTTCTTTATCCCCTCCTTCC is part of the Desulfobaccales bacterium genome and harbors:
- a CDS encoding DUF6657 family protein codes for the protein MAEIKSALELALEKAERFGKASKEELAKERYHEQGRQLAVNYLKGEGDLEEELKNLPPEALEPVRQAVKEVLLRNITLPRDETVDERQRRALEGLLVAASNKKGMGLLKKEVEQIWQQFLQARNGAYQQLKASFSHQLTSYARALEAQLGARVRLEVEHLPQFQEEWRKFETQLINQFEPVLADRKERMAAL